In Staphylococcus saccharolyticus, one genomic interval encodes:
- the tilS gene encoding tRNA lysidine(34) synthetase TilS translates to MNINVDGWSKSEHIVVAVSTGIDSMSLLHILLNDYQDTYSKITCVHVNHGLRNESEEEERFLQEYCEQNHIELYVKHLDLTHLVQKGNSIQHEARQRRYDWFETIIKDINADVLLTAHHLDDQLETIFYRLFTGRSTRNSLGISSVTYYDNYRICRPLLNVMKSDIITYQKVNRVPYYEDLSNHDTKYVRNDIRHRLLPAIDKNPNLNTHQLLKFKEWHDRELQSLNHQAQDFIIQFVSESEKQRKYTFSRDTFNALDTNVKMIVMDRLFNKLGQQLSIPQTSYEEWFEQIQSNKSQFNLDLTDKWIIQIAYDTLIIMVKSEVDKNKIYNMHIERPGNYLFNGYKIHVSQNLPLTTYPLKVRVRQTGDVFKLNGQEGHKKVSRLFIDNKIVADEREHIPLIINNSNEIIAIGCLYVQENFKDLIMISNNGDE, encoded by the coding sequence ATGAATATCAATGTAGATGGATGGTCAAAGAGCGAACATATCGTTGTAGCTGTATCTACAGGTATTGATAGTATGAGCTTATTACATATTTTACTTAATGATTATCAAGATACGTATAGTAAGATTACTTGTGTTCATGTCAATCATGGTTTACGAAACGAATCCGAAGAAGAAGAAAGGTTTCTACAGGAGTATTGTGAACAAAATCATATAGAATTATACGTTAAGCACCTAGATTTAACACATCTCGTTCAAAAAGGTAACAGTATTCAACATGAGGCCCGACAACGTCGTTATGATTGGTTTGAGACCATCATAAAAGATATTAACGCAGACGTATTGTTAACTGCTCATCATCTTGATGATCAACTCGAAACAATTTTTTATCGCTTGTTTACGGGACGTTCAACTCGAAACTCTTTGGGAATTTCATCAGTTACATATTATGATAACTATCGTATATGTCGACCTTTATTAAATGTTATGAAGTCCGATATTATAACTTATCAAAAGGTCAATCGTGTTCCATATTATGAAGATTTATCTAACCATGATACAAAGTATGTTCGAAATGATATTAGGCATCGACTTCTACCTGCGATAGATAAAAATCCTAATCTCAACACACATCAATTACTTAAATTTAAAGAGTGGCATGATCGTGAATTACAGTCTTTAAACCACCAAGCTCAGGACTTTATCATTCAATTTGTATCAGAAAGTGAGAAGCAAAGGAAATATACATTTTCAAGAGATACTTTTAATGCACTAGATACTAATGTCAAAATGATAGTTATGGATCGTTTGTTCAATAAACTAGGTCAACAATTGTCTATTCCACAAACCTCTTATGAGGAATGGTTTGAACAAATTCAAAGTAATAAATCTCAATTTAATTTGGATTTAACAGATAAATGGATAATTCAAATTGCATATGATACATTAATAATAATGGTCAAATCAGAAGTAGATAAAAATAAAATTTATAATATGCATATTGAACGGCCAGGTAATTATTTGTTTAATGGTTATAAAATTCATGTTAGTCAAAATTTACCATTGACAACGTATCCTCTAAAGGTTCGTGTGCGACAAACTGGTGATGTATTTAAACTGAATGGTCAAGAAGGCCATAAAAAAGTAAGTCGTTTATTTATTGATAATAAAATTGTTGCAGATGAGCGTGAACATATTCCTCTAATTATAAATAATTCAAATGAAATAATAGCTATTGGGTGTTTATATGTCCAAGAGAATTTTAAAGATTTAATAATGATTTCAAATAATGGAGATGAATGA
- a CDS encoding S1 domain-containing RNA-binding protein, with protein MSIEVGNKLKGKVTGIKKFGAFVELPEGKSGLVHISEVADNYVENVEDHLSVGDEVEVKVLSIADDGKISLSIKKAKDRPRKPRHNKPNHGKPAQKTEDFEKKLSNFLKDSEDKLTSIKRQTESRRGGKGSRR; from the coding sequence ATGTCAATCGAAGTAGGAAACAAGCTTAAAGGTAAAGTTACAGGTATCAAAAAATTTGGTGCATTTGTAGAATTACCTGAAGGAAAAAGTGGTTTAGTTCATATCAGTGAAGTTGCCGATAATTACGTAGAAAACGTTGAAGACCACTTATCAGTTGGTGACGAAGTAGAAGTTAAAGTACTATCAATTGCTGATGACGGTAAAATTAGTCTATCGATAAAAAAAGCTAAAGATCGTCCTCGCAAGCCTCGTCATAATAAACCTAATCATGGAAAGCCAGCTCAAAAAACTGAAGACTTTGAGAAAAAATTAAGTAACTTCTTAAAAGACAGTGAAGATAAATTAACGTCAATTAAACGTCAAACTGAATCACGTCGTGGTGGTAAAGGTTCAAGACGTTAA
- the divIC gene encoding cell division protein DivIC has translation MNKKVENIGNQYTSQENKKKQRQRMKMRVVRRRIAVFGGILLAIILILLVLLVIQKHSNDQDAVERKHKETEFQKQQDEEIALKEKLNNLNDKDYIEKVARDDYYLSNKGEVIFRLPGEK, from the coding sequence ATGAATAAAAAGGTAGAAAATATAGGAAATCAATATACTTCTCAAGAAAATAAGAAAAAACAACGACAAAGAATGAAAATGCGAGTGGTGCGTCGACGTATAGCTGTATTTGGTGGGATTCTTTTAGCGATTATTCTTATTTTACTCGTATTGCTTGTCATTCAAAAGCATAGTAACGATCAAGATGCTGTTGAAAGAAAACATAAAGAAACTGAATTTCAAAAACAACAAGATGAAGAAATCGCCTTAAAAGAAAAATTGAATAATTTAAATGATAAAGATTATATTGAGAAAGTTGCACGGGATGATTATTATTTAAGTAATAAAGGTGAAGTGATATTTAGATTACCAGGTGAAAAATAA
- a CDS encoding RNA-binding S4 domain-containing protein, with protein sequence MRLDKYLKVSRLVKRRTLAKEISDQGRVTVNGNVAKAGTDIKENDELVIRFGQKLVTVKITGLNEHATKEIAKGMYELIKEERINEA encoded by the coding sequence ATGAGATTAGATAAGTATTTAAAAGTTTCACGACTAGTCAAACGACGAACATTAGCAAAAGAAATCAGTGATCAAGGTCGTGTAACTGTTAACGGAAACGTAGCGAAAGCAGGTACAGATATTAAAGAAAATGATGAACTTGTTATTCGTTTTGGTCAAAAGTTAGTAACAGTAAAAATTACAGGATTAAATGAACATGCCACGAAAGAAATTGCAAAAGGTATGTATGAATTAATTAAAGAAGAACGTATAAATGAAGCGTGA